The sequence CTTCCAGCTTACCTTTCTTTTGCTGCACGGCTCCGGTAAAAGCCCCCTGTTCATGACCGAACAGCTCGGATTCCAAGAGGAGTTCTGGAATAGCTCCGCAATTGATAGGGACGAAAGGCCCGCCCTTCCGGAGGCTGCGCGCATGAATGGCCCGTGCAGTGATTTCTTTACCCGTACCGGTTTCGCCGGTCAGTAGTACCGACATTTCGGTCGTTGCTACCTTACGAATCAGGTCAAACACCGCACAAATGGCCGGACTCGCTCCTACCATTTCCTCCGAGGCTTCCACGAATATCCCCTCGCAAGAACTACAGATGAAGGCCCTTACGCAAGCTTGTCAGAAACCGCAGCTCTACGCCAGTCCCTCAAAGACTTACGGGATGAAAATCGATTCCTATCAAGACCGTGCAGCGCGCTCGGCGTACGGCCCTAGGATATAGCATACTCAAGCTCGACGGCTCTAGCCTAAATACCTGAAGCATTCTACATATTACGTAGAGTTTACATACAACATCATACCGTCTGTAGAAGATTCCGCCTGAATACGGTCATGCTTCTTGCAGTGCGTGCTCCGGCATACATTCGAATGATTAGTGCTGAACGGCAGGAGCCCTGATCGATCATGATATCGTTTGGCTCAATGCCCGCGTCTGATCGGCTTTGTACGCAGTTTTTCAAGACCCGAGAGCACGCATTTCATTATTATCAGGACGAGATGTAGATGTAGTGGCTCTTGCTTCAGAAATGATCGCTGATTGATCATGAGCAGACATCGCACTCCGATATCCAAGCACGACCTATGGAGTGCTCGTATGAATGACTGCCCATGATGAGGGGAACAGAACTCTTGTCTTAAAGTGTGTTTGATATCGCATTCACTCTAAACACCTTGGAGAATCGTATGTTCGATTGGCTGACCAATTCAGAGATGTGGATTGCGCTGGGAACTCTGACCGCCCTCGAAATTGTTCTAGGGATCGACAACATCATCTTCATCTCCGTCCTCGTCAGCCGACTACCTCAGCACCAGCGGAACTTGGCGCGCCGCCTTGGACTGGGCCTTGCGATGATCGCTCGGCTAGGCTTGTTATTTTCTATTTCAATCGTGATGGAGCTCACGGCTCCCCTCTTCACGGTGCTGCATCAAGCGATCTCGGGACGAGATGTGATTCTTATCGTCGGCGGCCTGTTTCTCCTTGCCAAGGCGACCCACGAGATTCATGAGAGCCTGGAAGGAACGGATGAACACACAGTCTCGTCGGTTCCGACTAGCTTGGGAATGATGCTGTTCCAAATCACCTTGCTGGATATTGTCTTCTCATTAGATTCCGTCATCACAGCCGTCGGACTCGTGGATGATATTTCCGTTATGGCCACCGCGATTATCGCGGCGGTACTCGTCATGCTCTTCGCAGCTCGTTCTATTGGAGAATTTGTTGACACCCACCCGACGATCAAGATTCTCGCACTCTCATTTCTGATTCTTGTCGGGGTCACCCTCATGGTCGAGGGTTTCGATGTGCACGTACCTAAAGGGTACATCTACTTCGCCATGGCCTTTTCGGTCGTCGTAGAGATGATCAACCTCAGAATCCGCCCACGCGCCGCATCTCCTCGAAAACTTTACAATCGTTACTCGGGTGGAAAAATAGAGCTTCCTAGCCAAGAACATTGAGTTCGACGACTGATGAGTGACTGCGGATCGAGGATCGCTTTTACTGCTGGGCAGGGAGAGTGTGATGCTGAAGATTGATCTGCAGGGATACCGGCGGCCCAACATGCAGAAATGCTAGTCTTCCGGCAGTTCGATCGGACCAGCCCATTCACCATGAGCCAGCGTGACTTCTTGGAATCCCCCATCCGGCCATTGAAATTGTCCCGCTTCATCGACCAGCACGATAAAAGGCTCCATTTCCCGCGTTTCTCCACGGAACCAGTACCATCCGGACCGAGTCGGTATCTCACTACTCCAACGATAGATCGCCATCGTCTCTCCCTCAGCTCTACAGAGTCTCGGCATTCCTTCTTGTCTTTACTTTTTGGTACAGTCTGTTCAACCTGATTTGAGACCCTATCACGTCATGCTGCCACTTCCAATAGAAGAGGTCCTGCCCTCGATCCGACAAGCCTTGGAAACTTGTCCAAACGCCCTCCTCACCGCGCCACCAGGCGCTGGAAAGACGACTCGGGTTCCGCTCGCACTTCTTGCAACGTCCTGGTTATCTGGGAAAAGAGTCTTGCTGCTTGAGCCGCGGCGACTCGCTGCGAGAGCCGCCGCCCATCGTATGGCGGAGGAGATCCAGGAGCGCGTTGGTGAAACCGTCGGCTACCGGATGCGGCTCGACACAAAGATCGGACCGAAGACCAGAATCGAGGTCGTCACGGAGGGGGTTCTCACCCGGATGCTCC is a genomic window of Candidatus Nitrospira kreftii containing:
- a CDS encoding hypothetical protein (conserved protein of unknown function), whose translation is MAIYRWSSEIPTRSGWYWFRGETREMEPFIVLVDEAGQFQWPDGGFQEVTLAHGEWAGPIELPED
- a CDS encoding hypothetical protein (conserved hypothetical protein; putative inner membrane protein), yielding MFDWLTNSEMWIALGTLTALEIVLGIDNIIFISVLVSRLPQHQRNLARRLGLGLAMIARLGLLFSISIVMELTAPLFTVLHQAISGRDVILIVGGLFLLAKATHEIHESLEGTDEHTVSSVPTSLGMMLFQITLLDIVFSLDSVITAVGLVDDISVMATAIIAAVLVMLFAARSIGEFVDTHPTIKILALSFLILVGVTLMVEGFDVHVPKGYIYFAMAFSVVVEMINLRIRPRAASPRKLYNRYSGGKIELPSQEH